One Purpureocillium takamizusanense chromosome 1, complete sequence genomic window carries:
- a CDS encoding uncharacterized protein (COG:S~EggNog:ENOG503P3JE~TransMembrane:2 (i105-124o149-169i)): MANPILVSVAPYHIISYVPLSQMASDVVERGTMRCFVDACFGLSLQGHSYGTLLGTSFFHASPPPPALTATAVDVANGHVQSFVNGPVLYKSIDRPAFSAAQTNLFPIYFSIQTVIPIVLALTFPGNTLNGVPSGISGLLHDSSKWDSLVPIAAMFVTGLANLAVIGPATTKTMKERRGQVKRDGKEWYAEGPHSDEMQALNKRFGMLHGVSSLVNLTTFVSAVTYGFTLGARIQSIADRVA; the protein is encoded by the exons ATGGCCAACCCCATCCTGGTCTCTGTGGCGCCGTACCACATCATCTCGTACGTCCCCTTGTCACAAATGGCATCTGACGTTGTTGAGAGAGGAACCATGAGATGCTTCGTAGATGCCTGTTTCGGACTGAGCTTACAAGGCCACAGCTACGGCACCCTACTCGGGACGTCCTTTTTCCATGCAAGTCCGCCCCCTCCGGCACTGACTGCAACAGCCGTGGACGTCGCTAATGGCCATGTTCAGTCCTTCGTCAACGGACCGGTCTTGTACAAGTCGATTGACCGCCCTGCCTTCTCGGCTGCCCAGACCAACTTGTTCCCCATCTACTTTAGCATCCAGACTGTCATCCCCATCGTTCTCGCTCTCACTTTTCCCGGAAACACCCTTAACGGCGTGCCATCGGGAATCTCAGGTTTGTTACACGACTCGAGCAAATGGGACTCTCTGGTGCCCATCGCGGCCATGTTCGTGACGGGCCTCGCCAACCTCGCCGTCATTGGCCCCGCCACGACCAAGACCATGAaggagcgccgcggccaag TGAAGCGAGATGGCAAGGAGTGGTACGCGGAGGGCCCGCACTCGGACGAGATGCAGGCGCTGAACAAGAGGTTCGGTATGTTGCATGGAgtctcgtcgctcgtcaATCTCACCACGTTTGTGTCGGCGGTCACGTACGGCTTCACCCTCGGTGCTCGCATTCAGTCTATTGCCGATAGGGTAGCTTGA